The window TCGCGGGTGGCCCACCTCGTGAGCGGCAAGCTGCTCGACTACATCGAGGTCGAGGACGGCTTCACCATCGTGAAGATGCGCCCGCCGAGGGAGGCGCAGGGCTTCACGCTGGCGCAGTCGAACATCCGCAAGCGGTACGGGATCACGGTGATCGGCGTGAAGTCGCCGGGCGTGGACTTCGTGTACGCGACGCCGGAGACCCGGGTCTCCGCGAACGACCTGCTCGTGTGCTCGGGCCACGCCGAGCTGCTGGAGCGGTTCGCCGCGCGGCCGTGACGGTCCGTCAGGCCGGGTTCGGCGCACCTCACAGCCCGCCGATTACGGGGCGCGCGATTGAGCGGGTAACCTAGGGAGCGGATTCCCTTTCGTGTTGGTCGGCCATCGTCTTTTCTGGCGTCACTGTCCCGGACCAACCGTGGACCATTTCGCCGAGCGGCCCGTCGTTGGGCTGCCGCCGACCGATCGAACATTGCGAGGACCTATGGGCTCCGTCATCAAGAAGCGCCGCAAGCGTATGGCCAAGAAGAAGCACCGCAAGCTGCTTCGCAAGACGCGCCACCAGCGCCGCAACAAGAAGTGACGCGCGCGCCGTCGGGCGCGTGACGTGCAGGCCCGGTCCTTAAGGACCGGGCCTGTTTTATCTGGGTCCCCGGCTGACAGACAGTCGGGCGTGAGCGAGTCCTGACAGGCAGTCGGCGGCTAGCGCTGCCCGCGCAGCCGGCGGCGTGCCGCCCGCAGGACCAGACCGAATACCCACGCGGCGCCCGCCCACGAGGCGGTCCGCACCCCGCGCCCGGCCACGCGCTGCGACCGTCCGCGGAACTCGCGGATGGGCCAGCCCACCTCCTGGGCGTGCCGGCGCAGCCGCAGGTCGGGGTTGATCGGGCAGGGGTGGCCCACGGACCGCATCATCGGCAGGTCGTTCAGCGAGTCCCCGTACGCGTAGCTCTCCTCCAGGTCGATCTCCTGGACTTCCGCGAGCCCGACGATGGCGTCCGCCTTGGCCTGGCCGTGCATGAGGTCACCCGTGAGCCGGCCGGTGTAGAACCCGTCCTTGTGCTCGGCGACGGTGCCGAGCCCGCCCGTCGCGCCCAGCCGCCGGGCGATGAGCTGGGCGATCTCCACCGGGGTGGCGGTGACTAGCCACACCTGGTGGCCCGCTGCGAGGTGCTCGTCGAGCAGGCGGCGCGTGCCGGGGTAGATCCGCAGCGAAAGGACGGCGTCCCACACCTCCTCGCCGAGGGTGGCGATCTCCGCGACGCTGCGACCGGCGATGAGCGACAGGGCGCGATTGCGCACCTGGTCGATCTGTTCCCGGTTCTCGCCCCACATCAGGTACCGGGCCTGGACCAGGGCAAACCTCAGGATGTCTCGTGTACCGAAGAACTTGCGCTGGTACGCGGACTTAGCCAGGTGAAATGCGCTCGCCCCGCGGATGATCGTGTTGTCGACGTCGAAGAACGCCGCGGTGGCGGACGAGGGGTGCGTCGACGGCATGGGGGTCACTCTATCCGCGTGCCACACCGCGCAAGTCCTCATCGCGCACCCCCGCGGATCGGCTGGTAGAACCGGGGAGTGACGCACAGGACCGAGGCACCGGACCGGGCCGCCCTCGCGCGATTCCTCCATCTGCTGGTCGCCGTGCTAGCCCTCGGCGGCTTTGCGATCGAGCTCTTCGTCGCGATCACCGGCGGCCCCGGGATCGCCCCGACGCACGCCGAACGCATAGTGCGGCTCTTCAGCTACTTCACCATCGAGTCGAACCTGCTGATCGGCGGGGTCTCGCTGGCGCTGGCACTGGACCCGCGCCGGGACGGGCCGGTCTTCCGCGTGCTGCGCCTGGATGCCCTGCTGTGCATAGCGGTCACCGGGGTCGTCTACAACACGGTGCTGCGCGGGCTCGTAGAACTGACCGGGGCCGGGATGGTGTCGAACACGATGCTGCACGTCCTGTCGCCGCTGTTCGCCGTCATCGTCTGGGTGTGGGCCGGGCCGCGGCCCCGCGTGACCGCCTCGACTGTGTGGTGGTCGGTCGCCTATCCGATCGCCTGGCTCGTCTACACCTTCGTCCGCGGGGCGGCCACGGGCTGGTACCCGTACCCGTTCCTCGACGTCAACACCCTCGGCTACTCCGGCGCGCTGACCAGCGCCGCGATCATCTCGGTCCTCTTCCTCGCCCTGGCCTGGGGCGTGCGCTGGCTGGATGGGCGGCTGCCCGACACGGACCGGTCGGCGCCGCGCACGTGACGTAGCCTCGGGGCGTGACAACTCCCGCCGAGGCCCGTGTAGTCCTGTACACCCGCGAGTCGTGTCACCTGTGCGAGGACGCACGTGCCGTCGTCGTGCAGGTGTGCGAGGGTGCGGGGGCCGCGTGGCGGGAGATAGACATCGACAGCGCGCCCGCGCTGCGGGAGAAGTACGGGGAGTACGTCCCCGTGGTCGAGGTGGACGGGGTCCAGCAAGGTTTCTGGCGCGTGGACGGTGCGCGCCTGGCCCGCCTCCTGGCATGATCATCCCGGCAGTGTGTGCGTACGCCCGCGACACGGTGGTCGCGGGGAGGGGAGCAGCACGTGGTCGAACTCAGTGACGGGACAGTTCCCGCGGCAACCGTAGGGAGGCTGCCGTACTACTTGCGCGCCCTGCGTGACCTCGCGGCCGAGGGGGTGGGGCTCACCTCCTCGACGGAGCTCGCGGAACGCTCGGGCGTGAGCTCGGCGCAGCTGCGCAAGGATCTGTCGTACCTGGGTTCGTTCGGCACGCGCGGCGTCGGGTACGACGTCGAGTCGCTCGCCTCGTACATCACCGTCGCCCTGGGCCTCGAGACCGAGCACCGGCTCGCGATCGTCGGCATCGGCAACCTCGGGCACGCCCTGGCGAACTACTCCGGGTACACCACGCGCGGCTTCCAGGTCGTGGCGCTGCTCGATGCGTCGTCCGACGTCGTGGGTACTCGCGTGGCCGGCGTGACTGTTGAGCACGTCCGCGGCGTGGCCGACGTCATCCAGCGCGAGCGCGTGTCGATGGTGGTGCTCGCGCTGCCCGGGCACGTAGCCCAGGACGTGGCCGACGCCGTGGTCGGCGCGGGTGTCCGCGAGATCCTCAACTTCGCGCCGATCTCGCTCCAGGTGCCGGACGACGTAGTGGTGCGGTCGGTCGACGTCGGCGGTGAGCTGCAGATCCTGGCATTCCACGCGGCAACCCGCGCCGCGGCGCTCTGACGCCTCGCTGACCCGGCGCGCCGGGCTCGTCGTCGCGACCGCCAGCACTGCCAGCGATACTGAAAAGGTTCAACAGGCTCAGGACGGCCGTAATCCCGTGGATTACGGCCGTCCTGAGCCTGTTGAACGCGAGTCAGCCCTACGAGAGAGGTCAGCCCTTGGCGATCGCGCTGACGTCCAGCGAGATCTTGACCTTCTCGCTGACCAGGAAGCCGCCGGTCTCCAGCGTGGCGTTCCAGGTCAGGTCGAACTCCTTGCGGTTGATCTCGAGCGCGGCCTCGAAGCCGATGCGGTCGTTGCCGAACGGGTCCCGGGCGGTGCCGGTGAACTCGGTCTTCAGCTCGACACCCTTGGTGATCCCGTTGACGGTGAGGTCACCCGAGATGACGTAGTCGTCGCCGTCTGCCCGGATGCCGGTGGACGCGAAGGTCCAGGTCGGCTTCTCCTCGGCGTGCCAGAAGTCGGCGCTCTTCAGGTGGCCGTCCCGGCCGGCGTCGCCCGTGTTGACCGACCGCGCGTCGAGCTCGGCGGTGACGCTCGACGACTCCAGGTCCTCGCCGACGGTGATGCTGCCCGAGGTGACCGCGATGGTGCCGCGCACCTTCGCGATGCCCGCGTGGCGGGCGGTGAAGGCGGCGGTGGTGTGGGAGAGGTCGAGCTCGTACGTGCCGGGGGTGAGGCCTGCGGGAAGCGGGGTGGCCATGAGAAGGACTCCTTGTTGATGCGGCGATTTGGGTAGATAGTTGAGGGATCAACTAGTCACGATGAGATCCAACATAGCTGGTCCCGTAACGTATTCCCAGAGCGTGTTCGAGCCGGCGCAGATCATCTTCCTGACGGCTCGGCGAGTACGAAGGCGGTGAACGACATGGCAGCACAGACGGTCGAGGAACGCGACATCTGGCTGACCGAGGAGCAGCAGGGCTCCTGGCGGCACTATCTCGAGGGCACCGCCCGGTTCGTGGAGGCGCTCGGCGCCGTCCACGACCGGACCCTCGACCTCTCGCTCGGCGAGTACAGCCTGCTGGTCCAGCTCTCCGAGGCGCCGGAACGCACCATGCGCATGTCGACGCTCGCGGACGGCCTCGTGCTGTCCCGCAGCCGGCTCACCCACACGGTCTCGCGGATGGAGGCCCGTGGGCTGGTCCGGCGGTGCGCGGCGCAGGGCGACCGGCGCGGGGTGAACTGCACCATGACCGACGCCGGTTACGCCGCCCTCGAGGCCGCCGCGCCCGGGCACGTGACCGCGGTGCGCCGGATCATGGTCGAGGCGCTGGAGCCCGAAGAGTTCGAGCTGCTCGGCCGCATCATGGCCAAGGTCGCGGCGTCGTCGAAGGAGTCGGGCGGCACGGAGGAGGGCCTCACGGCCCTCTGCGACTGACCCTTCGCGCCGGCGCCGGGCGCAGCTGCCGGCGGGAGATGACGTAATCCACACCTGGGCGGTCACAGGCATCCAGGGTCGAATGGGAGACTGGGCGTCATGGTTTCCACGACGGTTCACCTGCTTCGTCACGGCGAGGTGTACAACCCCGAGGGCGTCCTGTACGGGCGGCTGCCCGGATACCGGCTCTCCGACCGCGGCCAGGCGATGGCGAAGATCGTCGCCGACCACCTCACCAGCACCGGCCGGGACGTGACCCGAGTGGTCGCCTCCCCGATGCAGCGCGCGCAGGAGACCGCCGCACCCGTCGCGCAGGGCTTCGGCCTGGAGCTCGCGACGGACGACCGCATCATCGAGGCGGCCAACCGGTTCGAGGGGCTGCAGGTCGGCGGAGGCGGGGGCGCGCTCAAGAGCCCGCGGAACTGGCCGTACATGTGGAACCCGTTCCGCCCGTCTTGGGGCGAGCCGTACACGGAGCAGGTCGAGCGCATGCGCAGCGCCGTCGAGGACGCGCGCAAGGCCGCCGAGGGCCACGAGATCGTGCTGGTCAGCCACCAGCTGCCGATCTGGCTCACCCGCCGGGCGTTCGAGGGCGGCACGCTCTGGCACGACCCGCGCAGCCGCCAGTGCAACCTGGCGTCCCTGACCTCCCTGCACTTCGAGGACGACCGGTTCGTCGGCCTGCACTACACGGAGCCCGCCGCGGAGCTCTACGACGGCGCGAGCAAGGTCGCCGGCGCGTGATGCGCGGCAAGACCTTCAAGGTCGTCCAGTGGGTAGTGGTCGTCGGCATCGTGCTCGGTCTGGTGGTCTCGCTCGCGGCGTGCGCCCCGGAGGAATCCGGTGCCGCGGACGTCGTCGGGCAGGGATATGTCTCCGGCGACGGGTCGGTGCAGACGTACGACGTCGGAGAGCGCGAGGGCCCCGTCACCGTCACGGGTACCGACTTCGAGGGCAACAGCGTAGACACGGCCGACTGGGCCGGCGACGTCGTCGTGGTGAACACCTGGTACGCCTCGTGCGCGCCGTGCCGGGCCGAGGCGCCCGACCTCGTGGAGCTGGCCGGCTCGATGGACGGCGTGCAGTTCCTCGGCATCAACACCGAGGACGACGCCGGCGCCGCGCAGGCGTTCCAGCGCACCTTCGACGTGCCCTACCCGAGCATCGAGGACCGCAGCGGCGCGGTGATCGCCGGCCTGTCCGGCGTTGTGCCGCTGCAGGCCGTCCCGTCCACCGTGCTGCTGGACCCGGAGGGCTACGTGGCCGCCCGCGTCATCGGGCAGGCGGAACGGTCCACCCTGGAAGCCCTCATCGACGAGGTCCTGGCGGAGGCCGCCTGATGCTTCCCGGCAGTCCTTCCGGTGCCATCGCGACCGCAGTCGGCGACGGGCTCGCGGTCACCGCGTTCAGCGGTTCCCTGCTGCTGGCCGTACCCGTGGCGGTGCTGGCGGGCCTCGTGTCGTTCGCCTCTCCCTGCGTGCTGCCCCTCGTGCCCGGGTACCTCGGGTACGTGAGCGGCATGGCCGCCGCCTCGATGAACGCGACCGCCGAGGCCGGCGGGACCGGCGGGGCCGTGACCACGCGCGTCAAGCCCGCCCGCTCCCGCGTTGTCGGCGGCGTGGCGCTGTTCGTGCTCGGCTTCACCGTCGTGTTCGTCTCGTTCGGAGCGGCGTTCGGCGGCCTGGGGGCCTACCTGGTGCGCTGGGAGGACGTCATCACCCGCGTGCTCGGCGCCGTGGTGATCCTGCTCGGCCTCGGGTTCCTCGGCGCGGTCCCGTTCCTGCAGCGCGAGGCGCGGTTCCACCTGACGCCGCGCGCCGGCCTGTGGGGCGCGCCGCTGCTCGGCGTTGTGTTCGGGCTGGGCTGGACGCCGTGCATCGGCCCCACCCTCGGCGCCGTGCAGGCGCTCGCGATCGATGAGGCGTCGGCGGGCCGGGGTGCCCTGCTCAGCGTCGCGTACTGCGTGGGCCTGGGCGTGCCGTTCCTGCTCGTGGCCCTCGGGCTGGGGAGCTCGGAGCGCATGATGGACTTCCTGCGCCGGCACCGCCTCGCGGCGCTGCGGATCGGCGGCGGGCTGCTGGTGCTGGTCGGGCTGCTGCTGGTCACGGGCCTGTGGACCCGGATCACCGGGGCCATGCAGCTCTGGATCGGCGGATTTGAGACGGTGATCTGATGGCCAGGCGTACGAGCGGGCAGGGGACCTACGTCCCCGAGGGGATCGCTGACGAGTTCACGCAGGGGGCGCCGGCGGGCGAGCCGCCGTCGTCGGGCGAGCCGCCGTCGTCCGAGGACAAGCAGCAGAAGCCGGACCGGCCCACCCCGCCCGCGCTGGGGCTGGTGGGCACGCTGCGCTGGATGTGGCGGCAGCTCACCTCGATGCGCGTGGCGCTGATGCTGCTGATGCTGCTCGCCGTCGCGGCGGTCCCCGGGTCGGTCCTGCCGCAGCGCAACCAGGACGCGGCAGGTGTGATCGAGTACCTCGCCGACCACCCGACGGCGGGGGACTGGCTCGACCGGGCCGGGTTCTTCGACGTCTACTCCTCGGTCTGGTTCTCCGCGATCTACATCCTGCTGTTCATCTCGCTCGTGGGCTGCATCCTGCCGCGGTCGATGGCGCACTACCGGGCCCTGCGCGGCCGCCCGCCGCGCGTCCCGTCCAGGTTCAACCGGTTCCCGGCCAAGGCCACCGCGACCACCAGCGCCTCGCCCGAGGAGGCGGCCGACGCGATCGCCGCCCGCCTGCGCGGCAAGATCTCCTGGCTGCCCCTGTTCCGGGTGGACCGGGGCGAGGAGGCCGCGCGCGGGTCGCGACCGGCGTCGGCCACCGTGAGCGGTGAGCGGGGCTACCTGCGCGAGACCGGCAACCTGGTGTTCCACCTGGCGCTGGTGGGCCTGCTCGTGTCCGTCGCGACGGGCCAGCTGCTGCACTACCGCGGCCAGGCGATCGTCACCGAGGGGCGCGGGTTCGCGAACGCGGTGGTGGACTACGACACCTTCGAGAAGGGGTCGTGGTTCCGGCCCGAGTCGCTGGTGCCGTTCTCGATGACGCTCGATAACTTCGAGTCGGAGTTCGCGAGCGACACCGTCGCATTCGCGCAGGCGCGCGACTTCACGGCGCACGTGACCGTGACGGAGCCGTCCGGCGAGCAGCGGCCCGAGCAGATCAAGGTGAACCACCCGGTAGTCGTGGACGGCGCCAAGATCTACCTGCAGGGCAACGGCTTCGCCCCCGAGATCACCGTGCACGACGCCGAGGGCGAGATCGCCTTCGCCGGACGCGTGACGTTCATCCCCGAGGACACGATGTACACGTCCCGCGGCGTGGTGAAGGTGCCGGACGTGTCCCCGGGGCTCGACCAGATCGGGCTCGTCGGCTACTTCCTGCCGACCGCGGAGGTCAACGCCGACGGGTCCGCCCGCTCGGCGTTCCCGCAGCCGGTCGACCCGCTGCTCGTGCTCGAGGTGTACACGGGCGACCTGGGGCTCGACGACGGCTCCCCGCAGAACGTGTACGAGCTCGACACCGCGTCGCTCACCCCCGCCGTCGACGAGTCCGGCGCGCGCATCAAGGTGCTCGCGCGGCCCGGCGAGACCGTCGAGCTCCCGGACGGGCTCGGCACCCTGACTCTCGGCGAGGACCTGCCGCGCTACGTGGCGCTCGACCTGCGGCACGACCCGTCGCTCACCTTTGTGCTCGTGTTCGCGCTGCTCGCGCTCGGCGGGCTCATCGTCTCGCTCTTCACGCCCAGGCGGCGCGTCTGGGCGCGGGCGTACGTCGCACAGGATGGGGCTACGGTGGTCGAGGTCGCGGGGCTCGCCCGCGGGGACGACGTCGGCCTGCAGGCCGAGGTCGACCGTGCGCTTGCGGCGGTACCTGAGCCCCTGGTCGAACAAGACCCGGTGGACGAGCCTGTCGAGACCCAGATCCGATCGGAAAAGGACTGAACATGGAGCTGGCAAACCTGAGTGTGCTGCTCGTCTGGGGCGCCGCGACGGCGCTCGCCGTCGCACTCATCGCGTTCGCGGTCGACCTGGCGCGCCTGTCGGGCGCGAAGATCGACGCCCGGGACGCGGCCCGGGACGCGGCAAAGGACCGGGAGAAGGTGGCTGCCGGCGTCGGGGCTCCGGTCGACGCGCCGGTCTCGCCGTACGGTCCGGACGACGTGATGCCCCACGATGCGGTGCCGGGCGACGCCGGGCCGGGCCCGGTCGCCGGGCCGGTGAGCCGCAAGCTTGCCGGGGTGGGCATGTCCGTGACCTGGCTGGCCGCCGTGCTGCTGCTCGTCGCGATCGTGCTGCGCGGCATCGCGGCCGGGCGCACCCCGTGGGCCAACATGTACGAGTTCGCGCTGGTCGGCACGTTCGTTGCCGTCTCGGTGTTCGTCGGCGTGAACACCCGGCGCGACGTGCGGTTCCTCGGCGCGTTCGTGTCCGGCATCGGCGTGCTGTTCCTCGTGCTGGCGCAGGAGCAGTTCTTCGTCGCGGCGATGGGCGTGCAGCCCGCGCTGCAGCGGTACTGGCTGGTGATCCACGTGGGTGTCGCCATCTGCGCCAC is drawn from Promicromonospora sp. Populi and contains these coding sequences:
- a CDS encoding cytochrome c biogenesis CcdA family protein — encoded protein: MLPGSPSGAIATAVGDGLAVTAFSGSLLLAVPVAVLAGLVSFASPCVLPLVPGYLGYVSGMAAASMNATAEAGGTGGAVTTRVKPARSRVVGGVALFVLGFTVVFVSFGAAFGGLGAYLVRWEDVITRVLGAVVILLGLGFLGAVPFLQREARFHLTPRAGLWGAPLLGVVFGLGWTPCIGPTLGAVQALAIDEASAGRGALLSVAYCVGLGVPFLLVALGLGSSERMMDFLRRHRLAALRIGGGLLVLVGLLLVTGLWTRITGAMQLWIGGFETVI
- a CDS encoding YceI family protein: MATPLPAGLTPGTYELDLSHTTAAFTARHAGIAKVRGTIAVTSGSITVGEDLESSSVTAELDARSVNTGDAGRDGHLKSADFWHAEEKPTWTFASTGIRADGDDYVISGDLTVNGITKGVELKTEFTGTARDPFGNDRIGFEAALEINRKEFDLTWNATLETGGFLVSEKVKISLDVSAIAKG
- a CDS encoding HAD family hydrolase — protein: MPSTHPSSATAAFFDVDNTIIRGASAFHLAKSAYQRKFFGTRDILRFALVQARYLMWGENREQIDQVRNRALSLIAGRSVAEIATLGEEVWDAVLSLRIYPGTRRLLDEHLAAGHQVWLVTATPVEIAQLIARRLGATGGLGTVAEHKDGFYTGRLTGDLMHGQAKADAIVGLAEVQEIDLEESYAYGDSLNDLPMMRSVGHPCPINPDLRLRRHAQEVGWPIREFRGRSQRVAGRGVRTASWAGAAWVFGLVLRAARRRLRGQR
- the ccsB gene encoding c-type cytochrome biogenesis protein CcsB produces the protein MELANLSVLLVWGAATALAVALIAFAVDLARLSGAKIDARDAARDAAKDREKVAAGVGAPVDAPVSPYGPDDVMPHDAVPGDAGPGPVAGPVSRKLAGVGMSVTWLAAVLLLVAIVLRGIAAGRTPWANMYEFALVGTFVAVSVFVGVNTRRDVRFLGAFVSGIGVLFLVLAQEQFFVAAMGVQPALQRYWLVIHVGVAICATGIFTVAFVTSVLQLLRDRRDNGSAVLGSGRWGWLDHTPAPAALESLSFRLNSVAFVLWTFTLIGGAIWAEDAWGRYWGWDPKEVWSFIVWVVYAAYLHARTTRGWSGTRAAWFVVAGYACVLFNFTGVNLIFNGLHSYSGL
- a CDS encoding cytochrome c biogenesis protein ResB, translating into MARRTSGQGTYVPEGIADEFTQGAPAGEPPSSGEPPSSEDKQQKPDRPTPPALGLVGTLRWMWRQLTSMRVALMLLMLLAVAAVPGSVLPQRNQDAAGVIEYLADHPTAGDWLDRAGFFDVYSSVWFSAIYILLFISLVGCILPRSMAHYRALRGRPPRVPSRFNRFPAKATATTSASPEEAADAIAARLRGKISWLPLFRVDRGEEAARGSRPASATVSGERGYLRETGNLVFHLALVGLLVSVATGQLLHYRGQAIVTEGRGFANAVVDYDTFEKGSWFRPESLVPFSMTLDNFESEFASDTVAFAQARDFTAHVTVTEPSGEQRPEQIKVNHPVVVDGAKIYLQGNGFAPEITVHDAEGEIAFAGRVTFIPEDTMYTSRGVVKVPDVSPGLDQIGLVGYFLPTAEVNADGSARSAFPQPVDPLLVLEVYTGDLGLDDGSPQNVYELDTASLTPAVDESGARIKVLARPGETVELPDGLGTLTLGEDLPRYVALDLRHDPSLTFVLVFALLALGGLIVSLFTPRRRVWARAYVAQDGATVVEVAGLARGDDVGLQAEVDRALAAVPEPLVEQDPVDEPVETQIRSEKD
- a CDS encoding AURKAIP1/COX24 domain-containing protein, which produces MGSVIKKRRKRMAKKKHRKLLRKTRHQRRNKK
- a CDS encoding MarR family winged helix-turn-helix transcriptional regulator, whose product is MAAQTVEERDIWLTEEQQGSWRHYLEGTARFVEALGAVHDRTLDLSLGEYSLLVQLSEAPERTMRMSTLADGLVLSRSRLTHTVSRMEARGLVRRCAAQGDRRGVNCTMTDAGYAALEAAAPGHVTAVRRIMVEALEPEEFELLGRIMAKVAASSKESGGTEEGLTALCD
- a CDS encoding glutaredoxin family protein, with product MTTPAEARVVLYTRESCHLCEDARAVVVQVCEGAGAAWREIDIDSAPALREKYGEYVPVVEVDGVQQGFWRVDGARLARLLA
- a CDS encoding TlpA family protein disulfide reductase, with product MRGKTFKVVQWVVVVGIVLGLVVSLAACAPEESGAADVVGQGYVSGDGSVQTYDVGEREGPVTVTGTDFEGNSVDTADWAGDVVVVNTWYASCAPCRAEAPDLVELAGSMDGVQFLGINTEDDAGAAQAFQRTFDVPYPSIEDRSGAVIAGLSGVVPLQAVPSTVLLDPEGYVAARVIGQAERSTLEALIDEVLAEAA
- a CDS encoding histidine phosphatase family protein, with the protein product MVSTTVHLLRHGEVYNPEGVLYGRLPGYRLSDRGQAMAKIVADHLTSTGRDVTRVVASPMQRAQETAAPVAQGFGLELATDDRIIEAANRFEGLQVGGGGGALKSPRNWPYMWNPFRPSWGEPYTEQVERMRSAVEDARKAAEGHEIVLVSHQLPIWLTRRAFEGGTLWHDPRSRQCNLASLTSLHFEDDRFVGLHYTEPAAELYDGASKVAGA
- a CDS encoding Pr6Pr family membrane protein, producing MTHRTEAPDRAALARFLHLLVAVLALGGFAIELFVAITGGPGIAPTHAERIVRLFSYFTIESNLLIGGVSLALALDPRRDGPVFRVLRLDALLCIAVTGVVYNTVLRGLVELTGAGMVSNTMLHVLSPLFAVIVWVWAGPRPRVTASTVWWSVAYPIAWLVYTFVRGAATGWYPYPFLDVNTLGYSGALTSAAIISVLFLALAWGVRWLDGRLPDTDRSAPRT
- a CDS encoding redox-sensing transcriptional repressor Rex; protein product: MVELSDGTVPAATVGRLPYYLRALRDLAAEGVGLTSSTELAERSGVSSAQLRKDLSYLGSFGTRGVGYDVESLASYITVALGLETEHRLAIVGIGNLGHALANYSGYTTRGFQVVALLDASSDVVGTRVAGVTVEHVRGVADVIQRERVSMVVLALPGHVAQDVADAVVGAGVREILNFAPISLQVPDDVVVRSVDVGGELQILAFHAATRAAAL